A window of Labeo rohita strain BAU-BD-2019 unplaced genomic scaffold, IGBB_LRoh.1.0 scaffold_853, whole genome shotgun sequence contains these coding sequences:
- the LOC127162191 gene encoding uncharacterized protein LOC127162191, protein RAFMDDITVTTTTVPGARWILQGLERLMVWARMSFKPGKSRSLVRKKGKVTDEFRFRLGQHQIPSVTEKPVKSLGKAFSCSLNDRDSIRESSTDMEGWLRAVDRSGLPGRFKAWVYQHGILPRLLWPLLIYEVPMTVVEGFEQKVSSYLRRWLGLPRSLSNTALYGKTNKLRLPFGSVREEFIVARAREHLMYSGSRDAKVSGAGIVVRTGRKWRAAEAVQQAETRLKHKAILGSVTQGRAGLGSLTANRYDLASGRERQRLVQEEVRASVEEERSSRAVAMRQQGAWMKWEQAMERNVTWKDIWTWNPQRIRFLIQGVYDILPSPSNLYTWGRVETPACPQCSTLRPDIILVSEATRQLILLELTVPWEERMEEAQERKRGKYQELVEQCRINGWRTRCMPVEVGSRGFASHTLSKAYGTLGITGVNRRRAISNNVEAVEKASRWLWLKRGERWGR, encoded by the coding sequence AGAGCCTTCATGGACGATATCACAGTGACAACAACCACGGTACCAGGAGCAAGATGGATCCTCCAAGGGTTGGAGAGGCTCATGGTATGGGCACGCATGAGCTTTAAACCTGGAAAATCTAGATCCTTGGTGCGAAAGAAGGGGAAAGTCACAGATGAATTCCGCTTCAGGCTGGGACAACATCAAATCCCATCAGTCACTGAGAAACCAGTAAAGAGCCTCGGGAAGGCCTTTAGCTGTAGTCTCAATGACAGGGACTCCATCAGGGAAAGCAGCACTGATATGGAGGGTTGGTTGAGAGCAGTGGATAGATCAGGGCTCCCAGGAAGATTCAAGGCTTGGGTCTACCAACATGGAATCCTCCCAAGACTCCTCTGGCCCCTGCTCATTTATGAGGTCCCCATGACTGTGGTTGAAGGTTTTGAGCAGAAGGTGAGCAGCTATCTACGCAGATGGCTGGGATTGCCACGCAGCTTAAGTAACACCGCTCTGTATGGGAAGACCAACAAGCTCAGACTTCCTTTTGGCTCAGTCAGGGAGGAGTTCATTGTGGCACGGGCACGGGAACACTTGATGTATTCTGGATCCAGAGATGCGAAAGTGTCCGGGGCAGGGATTGTCGTTAGGACAGGGAGGAAGTGGAGGGCAGCAGAGGCAGTCCAACAAGCTGAAACTCGACTGAAGCACAAGGCCATCCTTGGGTCAGTAACGCAAGGCAGAGCTGGACTTGGGAGCCTAACAGCAAACCGGTACGACTTGGCCAGCGGGAGGGAGAGGCAGAGGTTGGTGCAGGAGGAGGTGCGTGCTTCAGTTGAGGAGGAGAGATCCAGCAGAGCAGTGGCCATGCGGCAGCAAGGTGCCTGGATGAAGTGGGAGCAGGCGATGGAGCGGAATGTCACCTGGAAGGACATCTGGACGTGGAACCCCCAGAGAATCAGGTTCTTGATCCAAGGGGTCTATGACATTCTTCCCAGCCCATCTAACCTGTACACATGGGGCAGAGTAGAGACACCTGCATGCCCGCAGTGTTCCACACTGAGACCTGATATCATCTTGGTCTCTGAGGCCACAAGACAGTTAATCTTGCTAGAGCTGACAGTGCCCTGGGAGGAGAGGATGGAGGAGGCTCAGGAGAGAAAGAGGGGAAAATATCAGGAGCTGGTGGAGCAGTGTCGGATAAATGGGTGGAGGACCAGGTGTATGCCAGTGGAAGTAGGCAGTCGGGGATTTGCCAGCCATACCCTGAGTAAGGCCTATGGTACACTGGGCATAACAGGCGTCAACCGAAGAAGAGCCATAAGTAACAACGTGGAGGCAGTGGAGAAAGCATCCAGATGGCTCTGGTTGAAGAGGGGAGAGCGGTGGGGGCGGTAG